From Insulibacter thermoxylanivorax:
GCTGTTATACAGCGGGCAGATCTCGCTGATCGTCGGCTTCTCCGTTGCGATGGCCACGGTTATCATCGGCACGATCATCGGAGCGCTCTCCGGTTATTTCGGCGGATGGGTTGATACTGTCTTCATGCGTTTCGTTGATGTGATGTATTCGCTGCCTACGCTGTTCCTTAATATTCTCGTCCTTGCATTGTTCGGGGATAAATTCATCTACATGATCTTGATTCTCTCCCTCACGTCATGGATGGGGGTAGCGAGGCTGGTAAGAGGGAGCTTCCTGCAGCTGCGTGAGATGCAGTATGTAGAAGCCGCCCGGGCGATCGGCGTATCGAATCTCAGCATCATCTTCAACCACTTGCTTCGCAACTCGCTGCATCCGATCATCGTCAATGCGACGCTCATGGTGGGCGCTGCGATCCTCAGCGAATCCGCCTTATCTTATCTGGGGCTTGGCATTCAGCCGCCGCAAACCTCTTGGGGGCTTATGCTCAGCAACGCCCAAGAGTTCATGCTGACGGATCCGCTGCAAGCCGTCTATCCCGGAGTATGCATCCTAACCATTGTACTGGCGGTGAACTTCATCGGCGACGGACTGCAGCAAGCGCTGAATCCGCGGGAGAAACGTAAAAATCCTGCAAGGAGGGTCAAGGAATGGCGGAAACGTTACTTGAAGTAAGCAATCTGACAGCCGGTTTCCTCACAGAGGATGGTCTGATCAAGGCGGCGGACCGTGTGTCCTTCACATTAAATCGAGGAGAGACGCTGTGCATCGTCGGAGAGTCCGGCAGCGGCAAGAGCGTTACCTCTCTGGCGATCATGCGTCTGCTGGAATACTCGGGCGGCATGATCTTAGGCGGTCGGATTATGTTCAAAGGAGAAGATCTGACGGCGATGAGCCAGGCGGAGATGAGACGCATCCGCGGTCACAAGATCGCGATGATCTTCCAGGATCCGATGACCGCGCTCAATCCGGTATTCACCGTAGGTGATCAGATCATGGAGAGTCTGATCATCCATCAAGGACTAAGCCGCCAGGAAGCACAAGCAGAAGCCCTCCGTCTGCTTACGCTCGTCGGTATCCCTGCGCCGGAGATCAGGATCAAACAATATCCGCATGAGTTGTCAGGCGGTATGTGTCAACGGATCGTGATCGCCATAGCCCTTGCCTGCAAACCCGATCTGCTCATCGCCGATGAGCCGACAACGGCGCTGGATGTCACGGTGCAAGCACAGATTCTGGATCTGCTGCGAAATCTGCAGCGGGAACTTGGGATGTCGATCATCTTGATCACCCATGACATGGGCGTGGCCAGCGAGATGGCGGACCGCATCGCAGTGATGTATGCCGGATCGATCGTCGAAGAAGGCACCGTATACGATATCTTCGATCATCCGAGTCATCCCTACACGCAGGGGCTGTTGAGTTCGATCCCGGGGTATGAGACGGAACGCGGTGCTGAGTTATACACGATCCAAGGGGCGATTCCCCGCCTAAGTGAACTGCCTTCCGGCTGCCGCTTCCATCCCCGTTGTCCGCATGTCCTTGAGCCATGCCGGACTCTGGAGCCGAAGATTTATTCCATTGGAACCACGCACCGCACAGCATGCTGGCTGCATGATCATGCGGCGAAGGCCGCGGACAACTAGCTGCTGAGGGCAGGATAAGCTGATGAAGCTGAGGTGAAGCTTGTTGAATATGGAGATGGATATCGATAATCAGATGAAGACGAATAGAAAGCCGGACCGAGAGACGGATCAGGAGATGGGGCAGGAGCCGATTCTGAAACTTAAAGCTGTGAAGAAATATTTTCCCATTAAGAAAGGTCTCTTCAGCCTCACGGTTGGTCATGTGAAAGCAGTGGACGATATCAGCCTTGACATCTACCGCGGCGAAACCTTCGGTTTGGTCGGAGAGTCAGGCTGCGGCAAGTCGACGCTGGGGCGTGTGATTCTGCGTCTGCAGAAGCCAACGGAAGGGGACATTCTATTCAACGATCGAAGCATCCTCAGCATGGATAAGAATGAGCTGCGCCAGCTGCGTCAGCAGATGCAGATCATCTTCCAAGATCCCTTCGGTTCGCTGAACCCGCGCTTTCCCGTGATGGATATCATCGGTGAACCATTGAAAGTACATACGCGGATGACGCGGAATGAGATCGATCAGAGAGTCGTTGAACTGATGGAACTGGTCGGTCTTGATCCTTCGCGCCGCTACCGCTATCCCCATGAGTTTTCCGGCGGGCAGCGGCAGCGCATCGGCATCGCCCGGGCGATCGCGCTGAATCCTCAGTTCATCCTGGCGGATGAAGCGGTGTCGGCCCTCGACGTATCCGTGCAATCGCAAGTGCTCAACTTGCTTATGAAACTGCAGAAGGAGCTTGGATTAACCATCCTGTTCATCGCGCATGGACTGCATGTGGTACGCCATATCTCCGATCGGGTCGGCGTCATGTATCTTGGCAAGATCGTGGAAGTCGCTTCGTCCGATGATGTGTTCGCTTCCCCGCTGCATCCTTATACAGCAGCGCTGTTATCCGCGAATCCAGTGCCGAACCCGCATGTGCGTCGAGAGAGGATCGTGCTGAGCGGCGATGTGCCGTCACCGGCGAATCCGCCGAAGGGTTGCCGGTTCCATCCCCGCTGCCCCTTCGTGCAGGAACGATGCAAACATGAAGCACCGGAGCTTATCGAGGTCGTCGCCGGCCGGCAGGTTGCTTGTCATTATCCTTTGATGGACAAAGGAGTCAGCCATGGTTAGGAAAATAAAATGGTTCTTTATGGCGATGCTGGTTATCAGCCATGCTGTGATTCATGATGTGTATGCAATTTCTTGGGTTTTAGCAGATCCTGAGGTTAACATCGAGAGAGCAGACATCATCGCACAAGGTACCTTTGACTTCACAAAAGCCAAATATAGAGTACCATTTCGTGTTATCCAGGTATTTAAGGGCGAAGTTCCAGAAAAATTTGAGGTTGTCTATGACCCTGAATTAGGCGGGAAATTATCCCATATTCAACGAAGGGGCGGACAAGTCATTCTATTTGTAAGCAGCAATAATAAAGATGGGGAATATTATGTACTTGGCGGAGAAAATGGATATGTTCCTGTCATGAATGGCCAGATCGTCATGACTGAACCAGAGAGAGCAGAAGTGTTTAATCGGTATTTTGAGGAGATTGGTATCCCGATTCTCAATGTAAAGACGAGAGATCCGCTCAAGGCGATCATGACCAAAGTCGTGCCGTTCTTCATCGGAGTGGCCGTCGTGACATGGGCCCTGTGGCTGCTGCTTAGATGGCGGGACAGGAAGATCATGAGCTCTAATCACGAAGTCAGTCAAGATTCGGATTCTGCGAAGGATTGATGATCAATCCGTATGCTGCGAACACCCCTGAAC
This genomic window contains:
- a CDS encoding ABC transporter permease encodes the protein MNAMASPNPSVSPPANTQDEKLRRPPGPWRIAARRFVRNPYAMVSLFVLLMFIIVSFCAPLITPYDPAKIDFSSTNLPPFSEGHLLGTDELGRDIFTRLLYSGQISLIVGFSVAMATVIIGTIIGALSGYFGGWVDTVFMRFVDVMYSLPTLFLNILVLALFGDKFIYMILILSLTSWMGVARLVRGSFLQLREMQYVEAARAIGVSNLSIIFNHLLRNSLHPIIVNATLMVGAAILSESALSYLGLGIQPPQTSWGLMLSNAQEFMLTDPLQAVYPGVCILTIVLAVNFIGDGLQQALNPREKRKNPARRVKEWRKRYLK
- a CDS encoding ABC transporter ATP-binding protein, coding for MAETLLEVSNLTAGFLTEDGLIKAADRVSFTLNRGETLCIVGESGSGKSVTSLAIMRLLEYSGGMILGGRIMFKGEDLTAMSQAEMRRIRGHKIAMIFQDPMTALNPVFTVGDQIMESLIIHQGLSRQEAQAEALRLLTLVGIPAPEIRIKQYPHELSGGMCQRIVIAIALACKPDLLIADEPTTALDVTVQAQILDLLRNLQRELGMSIILITHDMGVASEMADRIAVMYAGSIVEEGTVYDIFDHPSHPYTQGLLSSIPGYETERGAELYTIQGAIPRLSELPSGCRFHPRCPHVLEPCRTLEPKIYSIGTTHRTACWLHDHAAKAADN
- a CDS encoding ABC transporter ATP-binding protein, giving the protein MGQEPILKLKAVKKYFPIKKGLFSLTVGHVKAVDDISLDIYRGETFGLVGESGCGKSTLGRVILRLQKPTEGDILFNDRSILSMDKNELRQLRQQMQIIFQDPFGSLNPRFPVMDIIGEPLKVHTRMTRNEIDQRVVELMELVGLDPSRRYRYPHEFSGGQRQRIGIARAIALNPQFILADEAVSALDVSVQSQVLNLLMKLQKELGLTILFIAHGLHVVRHISDRVGVMYLGKIVEVASSDDVFASPLHPYTAALLSANPVPNPHVRRERIVLSGDVPSPANPPKGCRFHPRCPFVQERCKHEAPELIEVVAGRQVACHYPLMDKGVSHG